A region from the Chelonoidis abingdonii isolate Lonesome George chromosome 10, CheloAbing_2.0, whole genome shotgun sequence genome encodes:
- the ZNF142 gene encoding zinc finger protein 142 has product MSAEVVAAEPAGEEMDALCPGLLLPTSGEAGTGGSRGTSSDCVAGTSPLTVGQSLLLTDASMAGDGAHAEAAEVEIFVEAVAGNVSLSSPGNATEVLVKVVELYFCQRCGQSFSDPSLLTQHQCITLAAPEHLELPGLPQLPGELPALPSECRGEPAVCQELAQSSPRDLGSTAEQLLCPVCRGEFVLPSELKEHFKTHRSTPGALTCPEKGCHFTPADSKQLRGHLRRAHKVSPVSCAYRTCPLLFRSCQDMKLHHRSHFPFHCGRCDFVSSNAKLFKQHTQGHSPESTGGGEPPAETGQMEATCKCDFTAMAGQVPSKPLRLRCASGEMVEKAENSLDQTIWDAAEQVAVHGESGGTREASDEGQRLSAEEEDSESTGDESLEEEEEESAYEAEAKRDEKVASKKAKAPRAQQFKGDVAEGSEYLFKTHMCPECKRCFKKRTHLVEHLHLHFPDPSLQCPNCQKYFTSKSKLKIHMMRETGEKGHHCPLCHYSSVEKNALNRHMASMHENISNFYSDIYACPVCQETFRLSQALKEHLKTHKAEPKRLSCFQEDCGYCSEDRKEFIRHLKEAHGIKAVECKYHACSLLFGTAEAMEAHRKTHYAFHCQQCDFVCSNKHIFRKHKKQGHPGSEQLQCGFCPYATFNPVEFHDHVGKMHANEKIHKCTECSFATAHKRVLIRHMLLHTGEKPHKCELCDFTCRDVSYLSKHMLTHSNDKNYMCTECGYVTKWKHYLNVHMRKHTGDLRYQCNQCSYRCHRADQLSSHKLRHQGKSLICEVCGFACKRKYELQKHMQVKHSQNYQMPVFQCQYCSYQTKYKQALLNHENCKHTKQKEFRCALCSYCTFSNTSLFFHKRKAHGYVPGDKDWLENYASKELEISSADVLLNYDVSVALRSDSNSSLSGKELWQKSKPAAVEPQQEASQQAFVVPLFGRATGQLGGSAEMAGEERGPSTDMGPLEDSHAQASCAMAEDSGMLNDAGDTVESCTLHLETLDVSADPVLRLGASKPPAAQPENADALSCKDSAYDVLSSQDTLVLEENNNGLEDVPDFEEEPEVQGQERLEGSTGGLACTANAEESHEKDTQQGPEDRCDGQCSNLPSMASDPNVVPVQEAWFSIIKPAEQGHFPAPGDPVSPCAEAKVGPQSELVLKALRKQDKEQAETLVLEGRVQMLVVQSESQIFKCETCSYITRKEKSMALHIKAGCQSRKSPLVCRECGASFKQQRGLNTHLLKKCPVILRKNKPLKPAVQEQPGSAGVENGRGGSEDGEASSTPESPWELDRVPVKASSMSRPFPEAPLVGSPAPSKALEDAAETTVAEPPVPGDHAQVEEAKCPSLPEKYRLEQGKLHCNACSFVCSRVSTISSHVEDGCRSLEQFRCSLCSEAFRSRRALKSHQLEKHFKLESSRPPGKEGSARARPLEEGAAPDGPRETSPAGKEKGQPSKAVGVTAARKAARCKRRRFSCPTCPFTCHQERAMKTHKKRGCVKLDEFHCPACPFTSKGASALRLHRRLHRKYHSKRPPLQCRQCDFTCKQARCLRQHIHIKHEGVKPHKCLYCNFSTTRRYRLEAHESLHTGVGRIACSVCSQTFGTNSKLRIHNLRVHEKKPTHFCHLCDYSGYLQNDITRHVNSCHRGELQFSCMRCEARFSSETALKQHVLRRHEEKVSHRCPHCSFVCHSEATLKCHAQKQHPHLECGTCKETFTSREALEEHKTLHFSHRCDHCSFAAKERQQLVRHYVESHEPTAAQDRPLKCPFCDFACHHQLVFDHHVKGHGGTRVYKCADCDYTTKNKQKITWHIRIHTGEKPYKCQLCKYACADPSRLKYHMRIHKEERKYLCPECGYKCKWVNQLKYHMTKHTGLKPYQCDECEYCTNRADALRIHKETRHRDARSFICEQCGKAFKTRFLLKTHLKKHSEEKPYICNVCYRGFRWAAGLRHHYLTHTNEHPFFCRYCSYKAKQKFQVIKHIQRHHPDCGPGDLSQGVGKDASTPTLHLHDVQLEPPKPEGEDGVQSSGQG; this is encoded by the exons ATGAGTGCAGAAGTGGTGGCTGCAGAGCCCGCTGGAGAAGAGATGGAtgccctgtgcccagggctgTTGTTGCCCACGTCAGGAGAGGCAGGAACCGGAGGAAGCCGGGGAACCTCCAGTGACTGCGTGGCAGGGACGTCCCCGCTGACTGTGGGACAGAGCTTGTTGCTGACGGATGCGTCCATGGCTGGGGACGGAGCACATGCAGAAGCAGCTGAGGTGGAAATATTTGTAGAGGCTGTGGCAGGCAACGTGTCTCTGAGCAGTCCAGGCAACGCCACAG aggTCTTGGTCAAAGTGGTTGAGCTGTATTTCTGCCAGAGGTGCGGCCAGAGCTTCTCTGACCCCAGCCTGCTGACCCAGCACCAGTGCATCACGTTAGCAGCCCCCGAGCACCTGGAGCTTCCTGGTCTCCCCCAGCTTCCGGGGGAGCTGCCGGCCCTGCCCAGCGAATGCAGAGGAGAACCAGCTGTCTGCCAGGAGCTGGCGCAGAGCTCGCCAAGAGACCTTGGCTCCACTGCTGAGCAACTGCTGTGCCCTGTTTGCAGGGGGGAGTTTGTGCTGCCCAGTGAGCTCAAGGAGCATTTTAAGACCCATCGCAGCACCCCGGGGGCCTTGACCTGCCCTGAAAAGGGCTGCCACTTCACCCCGGCGGACAGCAAGCAGCTGCGTGGGCACCTGCGCCGCGCCCACAAGGTGTCCCCAGTCTCCTGCGCCTACCGCACCTGCCCGCTCTTGTTCCGGAGCTGCCAAGACATGAAGCTGCATCACAGGAGTCACTTCCCCTTCCACTGCGGCCGCTGTGACTTCGTCAGCTCCAACGCCAAGCTCTTCAAGCAGCACACACAGGGCCATTCGCCGGAGAGCACGGGGGGCGGCGAGCCCCCCGCTGAGACGGGGCAGATGGAGGCGACCTGCAAGTGCGACTTCACTGCCATGGCTGGGCAGGTCCCCAGCAAGCCCCTGCGTCTGCGCTGCG CTTCTGGGGAGATGGTAGAGAAGGCAGAGAATTCCCTAGATCAGACCATCTGGGACGCAGCAGAGCAGGTGGCTGTCCACGGCGAGTCTGGTGGCACCAGGGAAGCGTCTGACGAGGGCCAGAGACTGTCGGCAGAGGAAGAAGACTCTGAGAGCACAGGTGATGAAtcgctggaggaggaagaggaggagagtgcCTATGAGGCAGAAGCCAAAAGAGATGAGAAAGTGGCTTCTAAGAAAGCCAAGGCACCTCGGGCCCAGCAGTTCAAAG GGGACGTAGCGGAGGGTTCCGAATACCTCTTCAAAACCCACATGTGCCCGGAGTGCAAACGGTGCTTCAAGAAGCGGACGCACCTGGTGGAGCACCTGCACCTGCACTTCCCAGACCCCAGCCTGCAGTGCCCCAACTGCCAGAAGTACTTCACCAGCAAGAGCAAGCTGAAAATCCACATGATGCGAGAGACGGGGGAGAAAGGTCACCACTGCCCGCTGTGCCACTACAGCTCAGTGGAGAAAAACGCCCTCAACCGCCACATGGCCAGCATGCATGAGAACATCTCCAACTTCTACTCCGACATCTACGCCTGCCCCGTCTGCCAGGAGACGTTCCGGCTCAGCCAGGCGCTCAAGGAGCACCTGAAGACCCACAAGGCCGAGCCCAAGAGGCTGAGCTGCTTCCAGGAGGACTGCGGCTACTGCAGCGAAGACCGCAAGGAGTTCATCCGCCACCTCAAGGAGGCCCACGGCATCAAAGCGGTGGAGTGCAAGTACCATGCCTGCTCCCTGCTCTTTGGCACGGCCGAGGCCATGGAAGCTCACCGCAAAACCCACTACGCCTTCCACTGCCAGCAGTGCGACTTTGTCTGCTCCAACAAGCACATCTTCCGCAAGCACAAGAAGCAAGGGCACCCTGGCAGTGAGCAGCTTCAGTGTGGTTTCTGCCCCTATGCCACCTTCAACCCCGTGGAGTTCCACGACCATGTGGGGAAGATGCACGCCAACGAGAAGATCCACAAGTGCACCGAGTGCAGCTTTGCCACGGCGCACAAGAGAGTGCTCATCCGCCACATGCTGCTGCACACGG GGGAAAAGCCTCACAAGTGTGAGCTCTGTGACTTCACCTGCCGGGATGTGAGCTACCTGTCCAAACACATGCTCACCCATTCCAACGACAAGAACTACATGTGCACCGAGTGCGGGTATGTCACCAAGTGGAAGCACTACTTGAACGTGCATATGAGGAAGCACACCGGAGACCTCAG GTATCAGTGCAACCAGTGTTCGTACCGCTGCCACCGGGCAGACCAGCTGAGCAGCCACAAGCTGCGCCATCAGGGCAAGAGTCTGATCTGCGAGGTGTGCGGCTTTGCCTGCAAGCGCAAGTACGAGCTGCAGAAGCACATGCAGGTGAAGCACTCGCAGAACTACCAGATGCCCGTCTTCCAGTGCCAGTACTGCAGCTACCAGACGAAGTACAAGCAGGCCCTCCTCAACCACGAGAACTGCAAGCACACCAAGCAGAAGGAGTTTCGCTGCGCCCTCTGCTCCTACTGCACCTTCAGCAACACCAGCCTCTTCTTCCACAAGCGCAAGGCCCATGGCTACGTGCCTGGAGACAAGGACTGGCTGGAGAACTATGCCAGCAAGGAGCTGGAGATCAGCTCGGCAGACGTGCTGCTGAACTACGATGTCAGCGTGGCTCTGAGGTCCGACTCCAACTCCTCCCTGTCCGGGAAGGAGCTCTGGCAGAAAAGCAAACCCGCTGCTGTGGAACCCCAGCAAGAGGCTTCTCAGCAGGCTTTCGTTGTGCCCCTCTTTGGCCGTGCCACTGGGCAGCTGGGGGGCAGCGCTGAGatggcaggggaagagaggggtcCTTCCACCGACATGGGCCCCCTGGAAGATTCCCATGCGCAGGCCTCTTGTGCAATGGCGGAGGACTCGGGGATGCTGAATGATGCCGGTGACACTGTTGAAAGCTGCACGTTGCACTTGGAGACGCTGGACGTCTCTGCAGACCCTGTGCTGAGGCTCGGGGCCAGCAAGCCTCCAGCAGCCCAGCCAGAGAATGCAGATGCCCTGAGCTGCAAGGACTCAGCCTATGACGTTCTGAGCTCACAGGACACGCTGGTCCTGGAGGAGAACAACAACGGGCTTGAAGACGTCCCTGACTTCGAGGAAGAGCCAGAGGTCCAAGGGCAGGAGAGGCTGGAGGGCAGCACTGGCGGCTTGGCCTGTACCGCGAATGCAGAAGAGAGCCATGAAAAGGACACTCAGCAGGGACCTGAGGATCGCTGTGACGGGCAGTGCTCCAACCTGCCCAGCATGGCCTCCGATCCCAACGTAGTGCCAGTGCAAGAGGCCTGGTTTAGCATCATAAAGCCAGCTGAGCAGGGCCATTTTCCTGCCCCCGGAGACCCAGTCTCCCCGTGTGCTGAGGCCAAGGTGGGACCGCAGTCGGAGCTGGTACTGAAAGCTCTCCGGAAGCAGGACAAGGAGCAAGCAGAAACGCTCGTCTTGGAAGGGAGGGTGCAGATGCTGGTGGTTCAGTCGGAGAGCCAGATCTTCAAGTGCGAGACATGCTCCTACATCACGCGGAAGGAGAAGTCCATGGCCCTGCACATCAAAGCTGGCTGCCAGAGCCGGAAATCCCCGCTGGTGTGCCGGGAGTGCGGCGCCAGCTTTAAGCAGCAGCGGGGGCTCAACACCCATCTCCTCAAGAAGTGCCCTGTGATCCTGAGAAAGAACAAGCCTCTGAAGCCAGCCGTTCAGGAGCAGCCTGGCAGTGCAGGCGTGGAGAATGGCAGAGGAGGCTCAGAGGATGGGGAAGCGAGCAGCACTCCCGAGTCCCCGTGGGAGCTAGATCGGGTGCCCGTGAAAGCATCCTCCATGAGCAGGCCCTTCCCTGAGGCGCCATTGGtgggcagcccagcccccagcaaGGCACTTGAGGATGCGGCTGAGACCACGGTGGCAGAACCGCCTGTACCAGGAGACCATGCCCAAGTGGAGGAAGCCAAGTGTCCGTCCCTGCCTGAGAAATACCGGCTGGAGCAGGGAAAGCTCCACTGCAATGCCTGCTCTTTCGTCTGCTCCAGGGTCTCCACCATCAGCTCCCACGTGGAGGATGGGTGCCGGAGCCTGGAGCAGTTCCGGTGCTCCCTGTGCTCAGAGGCCTTCCGGTCCAGGCGGGCCCTGAAAAGCCACCAGTTGGAAAAGCACTTCAAGCTGGAGTCCTCCCGGCCTCCGGGAAAGGAAGGCAGCGCACGCGCCAGGCCGCTGGAGGAAGGAGCAGCTCCGGATGGGCCCCGAGAGACCAGCCCAGCTGGCAAAGAGAAGGGCCAGCCCAGCAAGGCCGTGGGCGTGACGGCTGCCAGGAAAGCTGCCCGGTGCAAGAGGCGGCGCTTCTCCTGCCCTACCTGTCCCTTCACCTGCCACCAGGAGCGGGCCATGAAGACGCACAAGAAGCGAGGCTGCGTCAAGCTGGACGAGTTCCACTGCCCCGCGTGCCCCTTCACCTCCAAGGGGGCCAGCGCCCTGCGGCTGCACCGCAGGCTGCACCGCAAGTACCACAGCAAGCGGCCCCCGCTGCAGTGCCGGCAGTGCGACTTCACCTGCAAGCAGGCCCGCTGCCTCCGCCAGCACATCCACATCAAGCACGAGGGGGTGAAGCCCCACAAGTGCCTCTACTGCAACTTCAGCACCACGCGGCGCTACCGGCTGGAGGCCCATGAGTCACTGCACACCGGTGTGGGCCGGATCGCCTGCAGTGTCTGCAGCCAGACCTTCGGCACCAACTCCAAGCTGCGCATCCACAATCTGCGGGTCCACGAGAAGAAACCCACGCACTTCTGCCACCTGTGCGACTACAGCGGCTACCTGCAGAATGACATCACCCGCCACGTGAACAGCTGCCACCGGGGGGAGCTGCAGTTCTCCTGCATGCGCTGTGAGGCTCGCTTCAGCTCCGAGACAGCCCTCAAGCAGCACGTGCTGCGGCGGCACGAGGAGAAAGTCTCCCACCGCTGCCCACACTGCAGCTTCGTGTGCCACAGCGAGGCCACGCTCAAGTGCCACGCCCAGAAGCAACACCCCCACCTGGAGTGCGGCACCTGCAAGGAGACCTTCACCAGCCGGGAGGCGCTGGAGGAGCATAAGACTCTGCACTTCAGCCACCGCTGCGACCACTGCAGCTTCGCCGCCAAGGAGCGGCAGCAGCTGGTGCGTCACTATGTGGAGAGCCATGAGCCCACTGCAGCGCAGGACAGGCCGCTCAAGTGCCCCTTCTGCGACTTTGCCTGCCACCACCAGCTGGTCTTTGACCACCACGTGAAGGGCCATGGGGGCACCCGCGTCTACAAGTGCGCCGACTGCGACTACACCACCAAGAACAAGCAGAAGATCACATGGCATATCCGGATCCACACCGGAGAGAAGCCATACAAGTGTCAGCTGTGCAAATACGCCTGTGCTGACCCCTCGCGCCTAAAG tacCACATGCGAATCCATAAGGAGGAACGGAAGTACCTTTGTCCGGAATGCGGCTACAAGTGCAAATGGGTGAATCAGCTGAAGTATCACATGACCAAACACACAG GCCTCAAGCCCTACCAGTGTGACGAGTGTGAGTACTGCACCAACCGGGCCGACGCACTGCGCATCCACAAGGAGACACGGCACCGCGACGCCCGCTCCTTCATCTGCGAGCAGTGCGGCAAGGCCTTCAAGACCCGCTTCCTCCTCAAGACCCACCTGAAGAAGCACAGCGAGGAGAAGCCTTACATCTGCAACGTCTGCTACCGCGGCTTCCGCTGGGCGGCCGGCCTGCGCCACCACTACCTCACCCACACCAACGAGCACCCCTTCTTCTGCCGCTACTGCAGCTACAAGGCCAAGCAGAAGTTCCAGGTCATCAAACACATTCAGCGGCACCACCCCGACTGCGGCCCAGGCGACCTCAGCCAAGGGGTCGGCAAGGACGCCAGCACCCCCACGCTGCACCTCCATGATGTCCAGTTGGAGCCCCCCAAGCCGGAAGGCGAGGACGGGGTCCAGTCgtcagggcagggctag